From a region of the uncultured Draconibacterium sp. genome:
- the vgrG gene encoding type VI secretion system tip protein VgrG, whose protein sequence is MPETRVIPTSRSADLVTYKILVDGEELSSVNQVLSITVQKEINRIPWAKIILLDGDPAAQDFVLSNESFFVPGKEIEIKSGYHSEEETIFKGVVIRHNLKIRSDKAQLEIECKDKAVKMSIGRKSKYFYDSKDSDILEGIIDAFGLESDVEETGVTYPEMVQYRVSDWDFCITRAQANGKVCVIDDGKFSVLAPDYSQQEKMTLVYGATILDFDAEMDARNQFANVTSFGWDVANQEIVEKEANNADVELNGNISPDELASVIELDKLELRDGSASTDAGLQDWANAKKLFNQLSKTRGRVRFQGVPDVKPNTTVVLAGVGDRFNGKVYVSAVRHQITDGNWTIDTQFGINPKWFSETVDINEMPAAGLIGAVSGLHVAKVTQIHDDPNGEYRVMVRMPIINNDEQGVWARVATLDAGDSRGSFFRPEPDDEVIVGFLNDNPNDPVILGMLHSSALPSPLEPEEPNNEKGFVTRSELKFLFNDEKKSIVLETPGGKIITVDDDAGTIKIEDESGNVSTFDSSGITLESSGDISIKATGDVNIEGTNVGLTATAEFKAESGAGSELASSAITKVTGSLVQIN, encoded by the coding sequence ATGCCTGAAACGCGAGTCATACCTACTTCACGGTCGGCTGACCTGGTAACCTACAAAATTCTTGTTGATGGGGAAGAATTATCTTCTGTCAACCAGGTTTTGAGCATCACGGTACAAAAGGAGATCAACCGGATTCCCTGGGCAAAAATCATATTGCTCGACGGCGATCCTGCGGCACAGGATTTTGTGTTGAGCAATGAAAGTTTCTTTGTTCCCGGAAAGGAAATTGAGATAAAAAGCGGTTACCATTCCGAGGAAGAAACCATTTTCAAAGGGGTTGTAATCCGCCATAATCTGAAGATCCGGTCCGACAAAGCACAGCTTGAAATTGAATGCAAAGACAAGGCGGTGAAAATGAGCATCGGCCGGAAAAGCAAATATTTCTACGATAGTAAAGACAGCGATATTCTGGAAGGAATTATTGATGCGTTTGGTTTGGAATCCGATGTGGAGGAAACCGGCGTAACCTATCCTGAAATGGTGCAGTACCGGGTTAGCGACTGGGATTTTTGCATTACACGTGCTCAGGCAAACGGAAAAGTTTGTGTGATCGACGATGGAAAGTTTTCGGTGCTGGCTCCTGATTATTCGCAGCAAGAAAAAATGACACTCGTTTACGGGGCGACCATTCTTGATTTTGATGCTGAAATGGATGCCCGGAATCAGTTTGCCAATGTTACCAGTTTTGGCTGGGATGTGGCCAACCAGGAGATTGTGGAAAAGGAAGCCAACAATGCCGATGTGGAGCTCAACGGAAATATTTCGCCCGATGAACTGGCTTCGGTAATTGAACTGGATAAACTGGAGTTGCGCGATGGAAGCGCCAGTACTGATGCAGGTTTACAGGATTGGGCCAATGCTAAAAAGTTATTTAACCAGCTGTCGAAAACACGAGGACGAGTTCGCTTTCAGGGTGTTCCCGATGTGAAACCCAACACCACCGTTGTATTAGCAGGTGTGGGCGATCGATTTAACGGCAAAGTCTACGTTTCTGCTGTTCGTCATCAAATCACTGATGGCAACTGGACCATTGATACCCAATTCGGAATCAATCCAAAATGGTTTTCCGAAACGGTTGATATTAATGAAATGCCGGCAGCGGGATTGATTGGTGCCGTTAGCGGATTGCATGTTGCAAAAGTCACGCAAATTCACGACGATCCTAACGGCGAGTACCGTGTAATGGTTCGAATGCCCATTATTAACAACGACGAACAGGGCGTTTGGGCGCGGGTGGCCACACTCGATGCCGGTGATAGTCGCGGATCCTTTTTCCGCCCTGAACCTGACGATGAGGTAATCGTAGGTTTTCTAAATGACAATCCAAACGATCCGGTGATTTTGGGCATGCTACACAGTAGTGCATTGCCTTCGCCGCTTGAGCCCGAAGAGCCTAATAATGAAAAAGGATTTGTGACCCGAAGCGAGTTAAAATTCCTGTTCAACGACGAGAAAAAGTCGATAGTTCTTGAAACGCCCGGCGGCAAAATCATTACGGTTGATGATGATGCAGGAACTATAAAAATCGAAGACGAATCGGGGAATGTAAGCACTTTCGATTCCAGTGGGATAACACTCGAAAGCAGTGGCGATATTTCAATAAAAGCAACGGGCGATGTAAACATCGAAGGTACGAATGTTGGCCTTACTGCCACTGCTGAATTTAAAGCCGAAAGCGGCGCCGGTTCAGAACTGGCATCGTCGGCCATAACAAAAGTTACAGGATCATTAGTACAAATAAATTGA
- a CDS encoding DUF5908 family protein codes for MPIEIKELHIKINVSGDSELPRNGGGEEESSKEKIIEACVEQVMEILSKKEER; via the coding sequence ATGCCGATAGAAATTAAGGAATTACACATCAAGATCAATGTTTCCGGCGATTCGGAACTGCCACGTAACGGTGGCGGTGAAGAGGAAAGCTCAAAAGAGAAGATCATTGAAGCCTGTGTGGAACAGGTGATGGAAATATTATCGAAAAAAGAAGAACGCTGA
- a CDS encoding phage tail protein — translation MSEFHPPIGFHFSVEFPDISSSSSDQRFQSVSGLTVDVDTEEIAEGGENRFKHKVPVRTKYPNLVLKRGLLVDSEVIKWCRDAVEDFSFKPTNLVVKLLNEKHEPLMSWNVVHAYPVKWSMSDFNAEESKLAIETLELTYNYFNVI, via the coding sequence ATGAGCGAATTCCATCCACCCATAGGATTTCATTTCAGCGTTGAGTTTCCTGATATCTCTTCCAGTAGCAGCGATCAGCGTTTTCAGTCGGTTTCAGGACTGACTGTTGACGTGGATACCGAGGAAATTGCCGAAGGGGGAGAAAACCGGTTTAAACACAAAGTTCCCGTTCGGACCAAGTATCCAAACCTGGTTTTGAAACGCGGATTACTGGTGGATTCGGAGGTGATAAAATGGTGTCGCGATGCGGTTGAAGACTTCAGCTTTAAGCCAACCAACCTGGTAGTGAAATTACTCAATGAAAAACATGAGCCGCTGATGAGCTGGAACGTCGTTCATGCTTACCCGGTAAAATGGAGCATGAGCGACTTTAATGCCGAAGAAAGTAAACTGGCCATTGAAACGCTTGAACTGACTTATAACTATTTCAACGTAATATAA
- a CDS encoding phage tail protein produces MATTYPLPKFHFKVSFGDTEFNCTEVSGLDFEREVIEYRAGADAEYHKSKQPGLSKYSNITLKRGTFADKGREYYEKWVKTVYFQEEGEKYRGDLVISLLNESHEPVVSWKAINAYITKIQATDFKADGNEIAIETAEFVHEKLTMIE; encoded by the coding sequence ATGGCAACTACATATCCATTACCAAAGTTTCATTTTAAGGTGAGCTTTGGCGACACCGAGTTTAACTGCACCGAAGTTTCTGGCCTTGATTTCGAACGCGAAGTGATTGAGTACCGCGCCGGTGCCGATGCCGAATACCACAAAAGCAAACAACCCGGTTTGTCGAAATACAGCAACATTACATTAAAACGCGGAACCTTTGCCGATAAGGGACGCGAGTACTACGAGAAATGGGTGAAAACCGTTTATTTCCAGGAAGAAGGTGAGAAATATCGTGGCGATCTGGTAATCAGCTTATTGAATGAAAGTCACGAGCCGGTGGTGAGCTGGAAAGCGATCAATGCCTACATCACCAAAATTCAGGCTACTGATTTTAAAGCCGATGGAAACGAAATTGCGATTGAAACGGCCGAGTTCGTACATGAAAAACTCACTATGATAGAATGA
- a CDS encoding phage tail sheath C-terminal domain-containing protein — protein MATTYKTPGVYIEEISKLPPSVAQVETAIPAFIGYTEKATNKIKGDLKGVPTRITSMLEYETYFGTAKPETSIGITINDTLLNGVTKRDLVVTQPALREPFLMYYSLQLYFANGGGPCYIVSVGRYGTDLDDDDTQVTSINNSDDFNDGLAEVAKVDEVTLLLFPDATALSTPSEFYSLYNDALAQCNKLQDRFTIIDTLSYDAASPTDSNIADLRKFISSDKAYLKYGAAYYPFLKTILNYQFDAKKIIVSHYSYDATAYETIDANVTAIESPASGLPATVADLVDLTTTPGDISGAVSDVLLQMYSASGFDLGGTFSSDSTKKTAFLEAVETMLGSLGELNDFKTKLNTEAKAASDTISDEDQTIADGIDAALITFNADFEGAGKIDEVYSNLKELFVKMQNADTSTKIKNLLDVNAVNFDAELKKLEDYTPLNTQTGITSNFDAFANVVTNMNALITEIRKVEGKDKNNGAMNGRSLNAVEQVDDATYNKILTEIGNLPLELPPSAAMAGVYARVDGERGVWKAPANVSLNYVSGLTVKVTNDVQDDLNVHTQGGKSINAIRAFTGKGILVWGARTLAGNDNEWRYISVRRFFNMVEESVQKATGVFVFEPNDANTWVKVKAMIDNYLVNQWKAGALAGTTPKQAFYVKVGLGETMTAQDILNGYMIIEIGMAAVRPAEFIVLRFSHKMQEI, from the coding sequence ATGGCAACAACTTACAAAACACCGGGCGTTTACATCGAGGAAATTTCGAAATTGCCTCCATCGGTAGCGCAAGTTGAAACAGCTATCCCTGCTTTTATTGGTTATACTGAAAAAGCGACCAATAAAATAAAAGGCGATCTTAAAGGTGTTCCTACAAGGATTACCTCGATGCTGGAATACGAAACTTATTTTGGCACTGCGAAACCTGAAACCTCTATTGGTATTACGATTAACGATACCCTCTTGAATGGTGTAACAAAACGCGATCTGGTGGTAACACAACCCGCATTAAGGGAACCTTTCCTGATGTATTATTCATTGCAACTTTATTTTGCCAATGGCGGCGGGCCTTGTTATATTGTTTCGGTTGGCCGTTATGGAACCGATTTGGATGACGACGACACCCAGGTAACTTCGATAAACAATTCGGATGATTTTAACGACGGATTAGCCGAGGTTGCCAAAGTAGATGAGGTTACTTTACTGCTATTTCCTGATGCGACAGCACTTTCAACTCCATCAGAATTTTATAGCCTGTACAACGACGCTTTGGCGCAGTGTAACAAACTTCAGGATCGGTTTACAATTATCGATACGCTGAGTTATGATGCAGCCAGCCCGACGGATTCAAACATTGCCGATTTGCGCAAATTTATCAGTTCAGATAAAGCTTACCTGAAATACGGTGCGGCTTATTATCCGTTTCTGAAAACAATTCTGAATTATCAGTTTGATGCAAAGAAGATTATCGTTTCGCATTATTCTTACGATGCTACCGCTTATGAAACCATCGACGCCAATGTAACGGCTATTGAAAGTCCCGCATCGGGATTGCCCGCTACTGTCGCCGATTTGGTTGATCTGACAACCACGCCCGGAGATATCTCAGGAGCAGTGAGCGACGTACTGTTACAAATGTACAGTGCCAGTGGCTTCGATCTGGGAGGAACTTTTTCGAGCGACAGCACCAAAAAAACGGCATTTTTGGAGGCGGTGGAAACCATGCTCGGATCACTCGGCGAACTCAATGATTTTAAAACAAAACTAAACACCGAAGCCAAAGCAGCTTCCGATACCATTTCGGATGAAGACCAGACAATTGCCGACGGTATTGATGCAGCACTTATTACGTTTAATGCCGATTTTGAAGGTGCAGGAAAGATCGATGAGGTTTACAGTAACCTGAAGGAGTTGTTTGTAAAAATGCAAAACGCCGATACTTCTACAAAAATCAAAAATTTGTTGGATGTAAATGCAGTAAACTTCGATGCAGAACTGAAAAAGCTTGAAGATTACACGCCATTAAATACGCAAACAGGCATCACATCAAACTTCGATGCTTTTGCAAATGTGGTTACCAACATGAACGCGCTGATCACCGAGATCAGAAAAGTAGAAGGCAAAGACAAAAATAATGGTGCCATGAACGGACGTAGTTTGAATGCCGTTGAACAGGTGGATGATGCAACGTACAATAAAATTCTTACCGAGATTGGAAACCTGCCGCTTGAATTACCACCAAGTGCCGCCATGGCTGGTGTTTATGCCCGTGTTGATGGCGAGCGTGGTGTATGGAAAGCGCCTGCAAATGTGAGCTTGAATTACGTTTCGGGATTAACAGTTAAAGTAACCAACGATGTTCAGGACGACCTGAACGTGCATACGCAGGGCGGAAAATCCATTAATGCAATCCGGGCTTTCACGGGCAAAGGAATACTCGTTTGGGGGGCACGAACTCTGGCAGGTAACGACAACGAGTGGCGCTACATTTCTGTTCGTCGTTTCTTTAATATGGTGGAAGAGTCGGTACAAAAAGCAACCGGCGTTTTCGTTTTCGAACCCAACGATGCCAATACCTGGGTGAAAGTAAAAGCCATGATAGACAATTACCTGGTGAATCAGTGGAAAGCCGGAGCATTGGCAGGTACAACACCTAAGCAGGCTTTTTATGTGAAAGTTGGCCTGGGAGAAACAATGACCGCGCAAGACATCCTCAACGGATATATGATTATTGAGATCGGTATGGCAGCTGTTCGTCCGGCCGAATTCATTGTGCTGAGATTCTCTCATAAAATGCAGGAGATTTAA
- a CDS encoding DUF4255 domain-containing protein, producing MVYETLQILKEQLEKYLDDAGLGKIVVLENLALLDSGTDKAKNLEGKVIISLLSVQEESTLKNLPTSHVVNNKAEYYNPAVNINLFFMVSANCDIYSNSLISITKTLEYFQGKKVFTAQNTVYNRSNLSMQELDDFKFVVDLYTPGFEVWNHIWGTHGGRQLPSVIYKVQLLQVDRRKKQASTELITKIKGTLKDIN from the coding sequence ATGGTTTACGAAACTCTTCAAATTCTCAAAGAACAACTGGAGAAATATCTGGACGATGCCGGATTGGGAAAGATTGTCGTTCTGGAAAATCTTGCGCTGTTAGATTCCGGAACCGATAAAGCTAAAAATCTGGAAGGAAAGGTGATTATCTCTTTGCTGAGTGTTCAGGAAGAATCAACGTTAAAGAATCTTCCCACTAGTCATGTGGTTAATAATAAAGCCGAATATTATAATCCGGCAGTTAATATTAACCTCTTTTTTATGGTTAGCGCCAATTGCGACATTTATTCCAATTCATTGATCAGTATTACAAAAACACTAGAGTATTTCCAGGGGAAAAAGGTTTTTACCGCACAAAATACGGTGTATAACCGCTCGAACCTGTCGATGCAGGAACTCGATGATTTTAAGTTTGTTGTAGATCTTTATACTCCGGGTTTCGAGGTGTGGAATCACATTTGGGGAACCCACGGTGGCCGCCAGTTACCCTCGGTTATCTATAAAGTACAACTGCTACAGGTTGACCGACGCAAGAAACAAGCAAGCACAGAACTAATAACAAAAATAAAAGGAACCCTAAAGGATATTAATTAA
- the dacB gene encoding D-alanyl-D-alanine carboxypeptidase/D-alanyl-D-alanine-endopeptidase, with the protein MQVRNFSLLFLLILSGQILAQNSFESAVETLLRQENYKNASVGMNVVDLNSGETIFSLDPNKLLVPASTMKMITSGTALEILGADYRFKTQISYIGKIDKNGVLDGDLVLIAGADPALGSEYFQDHYFEFLKNWAKQVKASGINKVLGDLILESGIYDTERIPDSWVWGDIGNYYGAGPNAFTVFDNMYRITFSSPKKAGKLTKVTQTYPKIDGLQIVNEVLSADNNSDNAYVFGGPFDKNRVIRGTIPRNRKAFTIKASVPDPAEVLAGAFLQNLLDEGVFIDGEIRFGKNVSNKTKLIFTQESPTLADIAEVLNHESVNLFAEHFLKQIAVEKNGLGNRYDAIDLVKAYWEEQGLSMENIFMEDGSGLSHFNAVSPAFFTRFLTRMASNDAFVESLPVAGKGTFKRFDTEKLPGKTLQAKSGSMTRVRCYSGYLTTDKGHKLAFSFMFNHFGGSHSALIKEIEQLFVQLKENY; encoded by the coding sequence ATGCAGGTGCGAAATTTTTCTCTACTTTTTCTTTTGATTTTAAGTGGGCAGATTCTGGCTCAAAACAGTTTTGAATCGGCAGTTGAAACACTGCTTCGGCAGGAAAATTACAAAAATGCCTCGGTTGGAATGAATGTGGTCGATCTCAATTCCGGAGAAACTATTTTTAGTCTTGATCCCAATAAATTGTTAGTTCCGGCTTCAACCATGAAAATGATCACTTCGGGAACAGCGCTGGAAATTTTAGGGGCTGATTACCGCTTTAAAACACAAATTTCTTATATCGGAAAAATTGATAAAAATGGCGTTTTAGATGGCGATTTGGTACTGATTGCAGGAGCCGATCCGGCTTTGGGATCAGAGTATTTTCAGGATCATTATTTTGAGTTTTTGAAAAACTGGGCCAAACAGGTAAAAGCATCGGGAATAAATAAGGTGTTGGGGGATTTGATTCTTGAAAGTGGAATTTACGATACGGAACGAATTCCCGATAGCTGGGTGTGGGGCGATATTGGAAATTATTACGGTGCCGGCCCAAATGCTTTTACGGTTTTTGATAATATGTACCGAATCACATTTTCGTCGCCTAAAAAGGCAGGAAAGCTAACAAAGGTGACTCAAACCTATCCTAAAATTGATGGTTTGCAAATTGTTAACGAAGTGCTTTCAGCGGATAATAACAGCGATAACGCCTATGTTTTTGGTGGCCCTTTTGACAAAAACAGAGTAATTCGTGGTACCATTCCGCGAAACCGTAAAGCTTTCACCATTAAAGCATCTGTTCCCGATCCTGCCGAAGTTTTGGCCGGTGCATTCCTGCAAAATCTCTTAGATGAAGGTGTTTTTATTGATGGAGAAATACGCTTCGGGAAAAATGTGAGCAATAAAACAAAGTTGATCTTTACCCAGGAATCGCCAACATTAGCAGATATTGCGGAAGTACTGAACCATGAAAGTGTAAACCTGTTTGCCGAGCATTTTTTGAAACAGATTGCTGTTGAGAAAAATGGATTGGGAAACCGATATGATGCCATTGATCTGGTAAAAGCCTATTGGGAAGAGCAAGGGCTAAGTATGGAAAACATTTTTATGGAAGACGGTAGCGGACTGTCGCATTTTAATGCGGTTTCTCCGGCATTCTTTACTCGTTTTTTAACAAGAATGGCATCAAACGATGCTTTTGTTGAGTCGTTGCCTGTTGCAGGTAAAGGTACTTTTAAGCGTTTCGACACCGAAAAACTACCCGGGAAAACTTTGCAGGCTAAAAGTGGCTCGATGACACGTGTACGTTGTTATTCGGGCTACCTGACCACTGATAAAGGACACAAGCTGGCGTTTTCGTTTATGTTTAACCATTTTGGTGGTTCGCACAGTGCATTGATAAAGGAAATTGAGCAACTTTTTGTGCAGCTAAAAGAAAACTATTAG
- the crcB gene encoding fluoride efflux transporter CrcB gives MLRTILIVGSGGFIGSVLRYLVQLFVEKGMSTTFPWGTFVANMAGSFIIGIVFALAQKGNLLNAEWRMFLAVGFCGGFTTFSSFAYNNLTMLKEQTYGQFILNVGGSLFFGLLAVYLGMILVRAVLH, from the coding sequence ATGCTGCGAACAATATTAATAGTCGGCTCCGGAGGTTTTATCGGAAGTGTTTTACGTTACCTGGTTCAACTATTTGTTGAAAAAGGGATGAGTACCACTTTTCCGTGGGGAACATTTGTTGCCAACATGGCCGGTAGTTTTATTATTGGTATCGTGTTCGCGCTGGCGCAAAAAGGCAATTTACTGAATGCCGAGTGGCGCATGTTTTTGGCTGTAGGTTTTTGTGGCGGATTCACCACTTTTTCGTCGTTTGCTTACAATAATCTCACGATGTTAAAAGAACAAACCTACGGACAATTTATCCTAAACGTGGGCGGTAGTTTGTTTTTTGGACTGCTGGCTGTTTACCTCGGAATGATTCTGGTGCGGGCGGTTCTTCATTAA
- a CDS encoding SDR family oxidoreductase, with protein MKKILITGCSSGFGYLSARYLAEKGHHVIASMRNVNTKNSQPASELTDFAKSNNYKMVVLEMDVTSDESVKKAAAQLPTIDVLINNAGLGYGGAMEAFSPDAVLDQLDLNIVGNIRVAQAVLPGMRKQKSGLIIQLSSVAGRGAFPAFGVYNASKWGVEGLSEAMRYELAPFGIDVAIVEPGPFETKFFGNLVQAENEEVANAYQHVNDFADGFAANVMNLFADENAPTDPMIIVRIFEDLINAEPGTRPLRTIGGLDFGLQKLNDAVEPIRKELLEGMEISYLDGVKQ; from the coding sequence ATGAAAAAGATTTTAATTACTGGTTGCAGCTCAGGTTTTGGTTATTTATCAGCAAGGTATCTGGCAGAAAAAGGGCATCATGTTATTGCTTCTATGCGAAATGTTAATACTAAAAACTCACAACCGGCTTCGGAACTGACTGATTTTGCCAAAAGCAACAACTACAAAATGGTGGTGCTTGAAATGGATGTTACCTCGGATGAAAGTGTTAAGAAGGCAGCTGCTCAACTTCCCACAATCGATGTGTTGATAAACAACGCCGGGTTAGGATATGGTGGGGCTATGGAAGCCTTTTCTCCAGATGCAGTACTGGATCAACTTGATTTAAACATTGTAGGAAATATTCGGGTAGCTCAGGCGGTTTTGCCAGGCATGCGCAAACAGAAATCGGGACTGATTATTCAGCTCAGTTCAGTCGCCGGCCGCGGTGCATTTCCAGCTTTTGGCGTTTATAATGCCAGTAAATGGGGAGTAGAAGGGTTGAGCGAAGCCATGCGCTATGAGTTGGCTCCATTTGGAATTGATGTTGCCATTGTAGAACCCGGACCTTTTGAGACGAAATTTTTTGGAAATCTTGTTCAGGCAGAAAATGAAGAAGTAGCCAATGCCTACCAGCATGTAAACGATTTTGCCGATGGTTTTGCAGCGAATGTTATGAATTTATTTGCCGATGAAAATGCGCCAACAGATCCGATGATTATTGTTCGGATTTTTGAAGACTTGATTAATGCTGAACCCGGAACACGACCATTGCGAACAATTGGCGGACTGGATTTTGGATTACAGAAATTGAATGATGCCGTGGAACCAATAAGAAAAGAATTACTCGAAGGAATGGAAATTTCTTATTTGGATGGCGTAAAACAATAA
- a CDS encoding DUF190 domain-containing protein: MKTTEKTGILKIYIGESDKINGRLLFEEIVFEARNAGLAGATVYKGVMSFGASHSIHTMKIFALSSDLPVTIEIIDNIDKIDQFVERLNQILDNSQRGGLVTFQELDVVRYERGLKYREEFH; this comes from the coding sequence ATGAAAACAACAGAAAAAACTGGGATTCTGAAAATCTACATCGGAGAATCGGATAAAATAAATGGACGATTATTGTTTGAGGAAATTGTGTTTGAAGCACGAAATGCGGGTTTGGCCGGCGCCACTGTTTATAAGGGCGTAATGTCGTTTGGTGCCAGCCACAGCATACATACCATGAAAATCTTTGCACTATCGAGCGATTTACCCGTTACCATTGAAATCATTGATAACATCGACAAGATTGACCAGTTTGTTGAAAGGCTAAACCAAATACTGGACAACAGCCAACGGGGTGGACTAGTGACTTTCCAGGAGCTGGATGTCGTTCGTTACGAAAGAGGACTTAAATACCGCGAAGAATTTCATTAA
- a CDS encoding C-GCAxxG-C-C family protein has translation MEINTTKESIIDEALKHFDEGYACSQSVLLAFADHFKLDKTMAKRISATFGGGMGRLRETCGAVTGGFMVMGLAFGNEDPKDMDTKLNSYRKVRELNKLVEDIHGTTNCRQLLIKHATEAQVKDRKHHKIICRKVVGDATALVYDILKENNEI, from the coding sequence ATGGAGATAAATACTACAAAAGAATCTATTATTGACGAGGCTCTAAAACATTTCGATGAAGGCTATGCCTGCTCGCAGTCGGTATTACTTGCTTTTGCCGATCATTTTAAACTGGATAAAACCATGGCCAAACGTATTTCGGCCACTTTTGGCGGCGGAATGGGACGTTTGCGCGAAACCTGTGGAGCAGTAACCGGCGGATTTATGGTGATGGGACTGGCATTTGGTAACGAGGACCCCAAAGACATGGACACCAAACTAAACAGCTACAGAAAAGTTCGCGAATTAAATAAACTGGTAGAGGACATACATGGTACTACAAATTGCCGCCAGCTATTAATCAAACACGCTACCGAAGCCCAGGTAAAAGACCGCAAACACCACAAAATTATTTGCCGCAAAGTTGTTGGCGATGCCACAGCTCTTGTTTATGATATTCTGAAAGAAAACAACGAGATTTAG